A stretch of Helicobacter pylori DNA encodes these proteins:
- the queF gene encoding preQ(1) synthase, giving the protein MTPELNLKSLGAKTPYIFEYNSQLLEAFPNPNPNLDPLITLECKEFTSLCPITSQPDFGVIFIRYIPKDKMVESKSLKLYLFSYRNHGSFHESCINTILLDLVQLLEPKYLEVYGDFASRGGIAIKPFVNYAIKEYQEFKEKRLLNAK; this is encoded by the coding sequence ATGACCCCTGAACTAAACCTCAAATCCTTAGGTGCTAAAACGCCCTATATTTTTGAATACAACAGCCAGCTATTAGAAGCTTTCCCTAACCCAAACCCCAATTTAGACCCCCTAATCACGCTAGAATGCAAGGAATTTACAAGCCTTTGCCCCATCACTTCCCAGCCAGATTTTGGCGTGATTTTTATCCGCTACATCCCTAAAGATAAAATGGTAGAAAGCAAGTCTCTAAAACTCTATTTATTCAGTTACAGAAACCATGGGAGTTTCCATGAGAGCTGCATCAATACGATCTTATTAGATTTAGTCCAATTGCTAGAGCCAAAGTATTTGGAAGTGTATGGGGATTTTGCCTCTAGGGGTGGGATTGCGATCAAACCCTTTGTGAATTATGCGATCAAAGAATACCAGGAATTTAAAGAAAAACGCCTTTTGAATGCGAAATAA
- the miaA gene encoding tRNA (adenosine(37)-N6)-dimethylallyltransferase MiaA, giving the protein MALLGPSGSGKSALSIELAQELDAEIFSLDSLSIYKDINIASAKPSLKERKNIKHYALDHLNIDEKNNAQLFKTLLEDAMRMSSKEILLIVGGSSFYLKSILEGLSDTPKLSNEEVVKIEREISALANPYMFLKSIDPNMAFKIHPNDTYRIRKALEIFYATHTPPSEYFKANPKKPFEHAISLFALSIEKNALANNIKQRTKNMLHSGLIEEIKALYAKYPKNSQPFKAIGVKESVLFLEKQLTLKELEETIISNTIKLAKRQNTFNKTQFNNLYMGSAKEVRHAILNHSKSAIKG; this is encoded by the coding sequence ATCGCGCTTCTAGGGCCTAGCGGGAGCGGGAAAAGCGCTCTTTCCATTGAATTAGCCCAAGAATTGGACGCTGAAATCTTTTCTTTGGATTCTTTGAGTATTTATAAAGACATTAACATCGCTTCGGCTAAACCGAGCCTGAAAGAACGAAAAAATATCAAGCATTACGCCCTAGATCACCTTAACATTGATGAAAAAAATAACGCCCAGCTCTTTAAAACCCTTTTAGAGGACGCCATGAGAATGTCTTCTAAAGAAATTTTACTCATTGTAGGAGGGAGCAGTTTTTACCTCAAATCCATTTTAGAAGGCTTGAGCGATACGCCAAAACTGAGCAATGAAGAGGTTGTAAAAATAGAGCGAGAAATCAGTGCCCTAGCTAACCCTTACATGTTTTTAAAATCCATTGACCCTAACATGGCTTTTAAAATCCATCCAAACGACACCTACCGCATCCGCAAGGCTTTAGAAATCTTTTATGCCACCCACACGCCCCCAAGCGAGTATTTTAAGGCTAACCCTAAAAAACCCTTTGAGCATGCCATCTCGTTATTCGCTCTGTCTATTGAAAAAAACGCGCTTGCAAACAACATCAAACAGCGCACCAAGAACATGCTCCATTCAGGGCTTATAGAAGAAATCAAAGCCCTTTATGCCAAATACCCTAAAAATTCGCAGCCTTTTAAAGCCATAGGCGTTAAAGAGAGCGTTCTTTTTTTAGAAAAACAACTCACTTTAAAGGAGCTAGAAGAAACGATCATCTCTAACACCATCAAATTAGCCAAGCGCCAAAACACTTTCAATAAAACCCAATTCAATAACCTTTATATGGGTAGCGCTAAAGAAGTTAGGCATGCGATTTTAAACCACTCAAAAAGCGCTATTAAAGGATAA
- the rsfS gene encoding ribosome silencing factor, translating into MNQRIEMITALLDEKKAFDITHIDLSKTPYLVEDVIIATTLANKHALSLLDALKNTLKPLGEVFYQIDESNEEWIILDLGDLMIHLFTEECRKKFDLEGFLNAYKREIPYQNA; encoded by the coding sequence ATGAACCAACGCATAGAAATGATTACGGCTTTATTAGATGAAAAAAAGGCTTTTGATATCACGCATATTGATTTGTCTAAAACCCCCTATTTAGTAGAAGATGTCATTATCGCTACCACGCTAGCGAATAAGCATGCCCTTTCTTTACTAGACGCGCTTAAAAACACCCTTAAGCCTTTAGGCGAAGTCTTTTACCAGATAGATGAGTCTAATGAAGAGTGGATCATTTTGGATTTGGGGGATTTGATGATCCATCTTTTCACCGAAGAATGCCGTAAAAAATTTGACTTAGAAGGGTTTTTGAACGCTTATAAAAGGGAGATTCCTTATCAAAACGCCTAA